The Quercus robur chromosome 7, dhQueRobu3.1, whole genome shotgun sequence genome has a segment encoding these proteins:
- the LOC126692579 gene encoding eukaryotic translation initiation factor 2 subunit beta-like isoform X2 — translation MELKDDISDIATFDPTKKKKKKKKGLGFADDSVDKLTEKTENVGGRHELGKTIVSDEEEVLNDENVDSWEDIDVMDEEGKGIVLMQNSWDRTDRDYEYEELLSRMFNILRENNPELAGDRRRTVIRPPQVLREGTKKTVFVNFMDLCKTMHRQPEHVMTFLLAEMGTSGSLDGKQRLVVKGIFAPKNFEGILRRYINEYVMCNCCKSPDTILTKENRLFFLRCEQCGSSRSVALIKAGFIARVEHRKAGT, via the exons ATTGCTACTTTTGATCCtactaaaaagaagaagaaaaagaaaaaaggtctGGGTTTTGCTGATGATTCTGTGGATAAGTTGACTGAGAAAACTGAAAATGTGGGAGGTAGACATGAACTCGGCAAAACAATTG TATCTGATGAAGAGGAAGTTCTTAATGATGAAAATGTCGACTCTTGGGAGGATATTGATG TCATGGATGAAGAAGGGAAAGGGATTGTCTTAATGCAGAATTCCTGGGATAGAACTGATCGAGATTATGAATATGAAGAG CTTCTTAGTAGGATGTTCAATATCCTCCGCGAAAATAATCCTGAGCTAGCAGGAGATAGACGTAGGACAGTTATAAGGCCTCCACAAGTTCTACGAGAAGGCACGAAGAAGACAgtgtttgtaaattttatggatcTCTGCAAAAC GATGCATAGGCAGCCAGAGCATGTCATGACATTCTTACTGGCTGAAATGGGGACAAGTGGATCTTTGGATGGGAAACAGCGGTTGGTCGTTAAGGGTATATTTGCTCCAAAAAACTTTGAAGGGATCCTGCGAAGATACATAA ATGAGTATGTCATGTGTAATTGCTGCAAAAGTCCAGACACAATTCTTACCAAGGAGAATCGTCTCTTCTTTCTCAGATGTGAGCAG TGTGGTTCTAGCCGGTCTGTGGCCCTCATCAAGGCTGGTTTTATTGCTAGGGTGGAGCATCGGAAGGCTGGGACATGA
- the LOC126692579 gene encoding eukaryotic translation initiation factor 2 subunit beta-like isoform X3 produces MELKDDISDIATFDPTKKKKKKKKGLGFADDSVDKLTEKTENVGGRHELGKTIVSDEEEVLNDENVDSWEDIDVMDEEGKGIVLMQNSWDRTDRDYEYEELLSRMFNILRENNPELAGDRRRTVIRPPQVLREGTKKTVFVNFMDLCKTMHRQPEHVMTFLLAEMGTSGSLDGKQRLVVKGIFAPKNFEGILRRYINEYVMCNCCKSPDTILTKENRLFFLRCEQDISRAKFEEEKPFNG; encoded by the exons ATGGAATTGAAGGATGATATCTCAGAT ATTGCTACTTTTGATCCtactaaaaagaagaagaaaaagaaaaaaggtctGGGTTTTGCTGATGATTCTGTGGATAAGTTGACTGAGAAAACTGAAAATGTGGGAGGTAGACATGAACTCGGCAAAACAATTG TATCTGATGAAGAGGAAGTTCTTAATGATGAAAATGTCGACTCTTGGGAGGATATTGATG TCATGGATGAAGAAGGGAAAGGGATTGTCTTAATGCAGAATTCCTGGGATAGAACTGATCGAGATTATGAATATGAAGAG CTTCTTAGTAGGATGTTCAATATCCTCCGCGAAAATAATCCTGAGCTAGCAGGAGATAGACGTAGGACAGTTATAAGGCCTCCACAAGTTCTACGAGAAGGCACGAAGAAGACAgtgtttgtaaattttatggatcTCTGCAAAAC GATGCATAGGCAGCCAGAGCATGTCATGACATTCTTACTGGCTGAAATGGGGACAAGTGGATCTTTGGATGGGAAACAGCGGTTGGTCGTTAAGGGTATATTTGCTCCAAAAAACTTTGAAGGGATCCTGCGAAGATACATAA ATGAGTATGTCATGTGTAATTGCTGCAAAAGTCCAGACACAATTCTTACCAAGGAGAATCGTCTCTTCTTTCTCAGATGTGAGCAG GACATATCGAGAGCCAAATTTGAGGAAGAAAAACCTTTTAATGGCTGA
- the LOC126692579 gene encoding eukaryotic translation initiation factor 2 subunit beta-like isoform X4 produces the protein MWEVDMNSAKQLVFTFSSYFKPISCANTCYLCCFHLETFLACSLQYLMKRKFLMMKMSTLGRILMLLSRMFNILRENNPELAGDRRRTVIRPPQVLREGTKKTVFVNFMDLCKTMHRQPEHVMTFLLAEMGTSGSLDGKQRLVVKGIFAPKNFEGILRRYINEYVMCNCCKSPDTILTKENRLFFLRCEQCGSSRSVALIKAGFIARVEHRKAGT, from the exons ATGTGGGAGGTAGACATGAACTCGGCAAAACAATTGGTATTTACCTTTTCCTCTTATTTTAAGCCTATAAGCTGTGCAAATACTTGCTACTTGTGTTGCTTTCATTTGGAGACTTTTTTGGCTTGTTCACTGCAGTATCTGATGAAGAGGAAGTTCTTAATGATGAAAATGTCGACTCTTGGGAGGATATTGATG CTTCTTAGTAGGATGTTCAATATCCTCCGCGAAAATAATCCTGAGCTAGCAGGAGATAGACGTAGGACAGTTATAAGGCCTCCACAAGTTCTACGAGAAGGCACGAAGAAGACAgtgtttgtaaattttatggatcTCTGCAAAAC GATGCATAGGCAGCCAGAGCATGTCATGACATTCTTACTGGCTGAAATGGGGACAAGTGGATCTTTGGATGGGAAACAGCGGTTGGTCGTTAAGGGTATATTTGCTCCAAAAAACTTTGAAGGGATCCTGCGAAGATACATAA ATGAGTATGTCATGTGTAATTGCTGCAAAAGTCCAGACACAATTCTTACCAAGGAGAATCGTCTCTTCTTTCTCAGATGTGAGCAG TGTGGTTCTAGCCGGTCTGTGGCCCTCATCAAGGCTGGTTTTATTGCTAGGGTGGAGCATCGGAAGGCTGGGACATGA
- the LOC126692579 gene encoding eukaryotic translation initiation factor 2 subunit beta-like isoform X1, whose amino-acid sequence MELKDDISDIATFDPTKKKKKKKKGLGFADDSVDKLTEKTENVGGRHELGKTIVSDEEEVLNDENVDSWEDIDVMDEEGKGIVLMQNSWDRTDRDYEYEELLSRMFNILRENNPELAGDRRRTVIRPPQVLREGTKKTVFVNFMDLCKTMHRQPEHVMTFLLAEMGTSGSLDGKQRLVVKGIFAPKNFEGILRRYINEYVMCNCCKSPDTILTKENRLFFLRCEQCGSSRSVALIKAGFIARVEHRKAGT is encoded by the exons ATGGAATTGAAGGATGATATCTCAGAT ATTGCTACTTTTGATCCtactaaaaagaagaagaaaaagaaaaaaggtctGGGTTTTGCTGATGATTCTGTGGATAAGTTGACTGAGAAAACTGAAAATGTGGGAGGTAGACATGAACTCGGCAAAACAATTG TATCTGATGAAGAGGAAGTTCTTAATGATGAAAATGTCGACTCTTGGGAGGATATTGATG TCATGGATGAAGAAGGGAAAGGGATTGTCTTAATGCAGAATTCCTGGGATAGAACTGATCGAGATTATGAATATGAAGAG CTTCTTAGTAGGATGTTCAATATCCTCCGCGAAAATAATCCTGAGCTAGCAGGAGATAGACGTAGGACAGTTATAAGGCCTCCACAAGTTCTACGAGAAGGCACGAAGAAGACAgtgtttgtaaattttatggatcTCTGCAAAAC GATGCATAGGCAGCCAGAGCATGTCATGACATTCTTACTGGCTGAAATGGGGACAAGTGGATCTTTGGATGGGAAACAGCGGTTGGTCGTTAAGGGTATATTTGCTCCAAAAAACTTTGAAGGGATCCTGCGAAGATACATAA ATGAGTATGTCATGTGTAATTGCTGCAAAAGTCCAGACACAATTCTTACCAAGGAGAATCGTCTCTTCTTTCTCAGATGTGAGCAG TGTGGTTCTAGCCGGTCTGTGGCCCTCATCAAGGCTGGTTTTATTGCTAGGGTGGAGCATCGGAAGGCTGGGACATGA